A genomic window from Archaeoglobus profundus DSM 5631 includes:
- the argF gene encoding ornithine carbamoyltransferase, giving the protein MKHLISMADLTPEELEEILKLAEKLKEERYKGRVTDYLKNKSLAMIFELPSTRTRISFEVAMTDLGGHALYLNWNDLQLGRGEPIKDTARVLSRYVHAVMMRVRKHETILEFAKYSTVPVINGLSDLEHPCQVIADLLTIKEYKGDLKSVRLTWIGDGNNVCNSLILASALTGMEMVVCTPKGYEPNKEIVEKALKMGAKLTFESDPLKAVENADVIYTDVWVSMGQERERRKRLKAFTGYQVTQKLVDSAKTNVVVMHCLPAHRGEEITEEVLEGEHSIVFDQAENRLHAQKAILLKLIGKEKE; this is encoded by the coding sequence ATGAAGCATCTAATATCAATGGCCGATCTAACTCCAGAAGAACTCGAAGAGATTTTAAAGCTTGCAGAGAAGTTAAAAGAGGAAAGATACAAGGGGAGAGTCACGGATTACCTCAAAAACAAAAGCTTAGCAATGATTTTTGAGTTGCCTTCAACAAGAACGAGAATTTCTTTCGAGGTTGCAATGACCGACTTAGGAGGTCATGCACTTTATCTAAACTGGAACGATCTACAGCTCGGCAGAGGTGAGCCTATAAAAGATACGGCGAGAGTCTTGAGCAGATACGTTCACGCTGTGATGATGAGGGTCAGAAAGCACGAGACTATTTTGGAATTTGCCAAGTATTCTACGGTTCCAGTCATAAACGGCTTAAGCGATCTGGAGCATCCCTGCCAAGTCATAGCGGATCTTCTCACAATTAAGGAGTACAAGGGAGATTTGAAGTCTGTAAGGTTAACTTGGATAGGAGACGGAAACAACGTATGTAATTCCCTCATCTTAGCTTCGGCCTTGACTGGAATGGAGATGGTTGTCTGTACTCCTAAAGGATACGAGCCTAACAAGGAGATAGTTGAGAAAGCATTGAAGATGGGTGCAAAGCTCACGTTTGAGAGCGATCCCCTAAAGGCCGTTGAGAATGCCGACGTAATTTACACGGATGTATGGGTTTCAATGGGACAGGAGAGGGAGAGGAGAAAGAGGTTAAAGGCTTTTACGGGTTACCAAGTTACACAAAAGCTCGTAGATTCTGCCAAGACGAATGTAGTTGTAATGCACTGCCTTCCAGCTCACAGAGGAGAGGAAATAACTGAAGAAGTTTTGGAAGGCGAGCACTCGATAGTCTTCGACCAAGCTGAGAACAGGCTACACGCTCAGAAAGCGATACTCCTGAAGCTTATAGGAAAGGAGAAGGAATAA
- the albA gene encoding DNA-binding protein Alba — MTEGVVYVGQKPVMNYVLATLTQFNEGAERVVLKARGKAISRAVDVAEIVRNRFLPNVEVESIKIDTEELESEQGRKVNVSTIEIVLAKKSE, encoded by the coding sequence ATGACAGAGGGAGTTGTTTACGTCGGACAGAAGCCAGTAATGAACTATGTGCTCGCCACATTGACGCAGTTCAATGAAGGTGCTGAGAGAGTTGTGCTTAAGGCGAGAGGAAAGGCGATAAGCAGAGCAGTAGATGTAGCGGAGATCGTCAGGAACAGATTCTTACCGAATGTCGAGGTAGAGAGCATAAAGATCGATACCGAAGAGCTTGAGAGCGAACAAGGTAGAAAAGTAAACGTCTCCACAATTGAGATTGTTTTGGCTAAGAAATCCGAATAA
- a CDS encoding glutamate synthase-related protein, translating to MERVLRNSSYLNAMSTTSTRTRVRDVNPQSGMCPLCIRECPFLCEIGLSAFRGREALYPDPQYFGDSTASGLKDYGLDWSHIQILPRLRGAEGIEPDPDKMLFPKASVETEIGGIKLKMPVAIGAYGSTDVARKYWDGIAIGSALAGVILIIGENVCGVDPESTFSNGKVVRSPEMERRIKLFREFWDGKYGNIAVQTNVEDQRIGVDEYVISKLEVDIIERKWGQGAKAIGGEIRVYSLERAIELKKRGYLIIPDPEDPEVQQAFKDGLFKSFERHSRVGSPRAADVIEDVERLREMGAKVVTIKTGAYRPVDVAWTLRVASEAKVDYVTFDGAGGGTGMSPVPMMNEMGVPTVYLESLILKALLALKKKGKYVPDISMAGCFINETQIFKAIAMSNFDGKPFVKTVTMGRSPLTAVMKASYFCELASQGKLPREFARRFGETPDKFFILADELKAKYGDKVGKEIPWTAVGLYTYLDRIKEGLKQLLAGVRKFRIDLIDRNDLASLKPLAAEVTGIPMVHEVDKELFEQILDASTIE from the coding sequence ATGGAGAGGGTGCTTAGAAACTCGTCATATCTGAATGCGATGTCTACAACATCTACAAGGACTAGAGTACGTGATGTAAATCCACAAAGCGGAATGTGTCCACTTTGTATAAGAGAGTGCCCCTTCCTTTGTGAAATCGGTCTATCGGCATTTAGAGGTAGAGAAGCCTTGTATCCAGACCCCCAGTACTTTGGAGACAGTACCGCATCCGGTTTAAAGGACTACGGCCTTGACTGGTCTCACATCCAAATACTACCAAGGCTTAGAGGAGCTGAGGGTATAGAGCCCGATCCAGACAAGATGCTGTTCCCTAAGGCATCTGTAGAGACAGAGATTGGTGGAATAAAGCTGAAGATGCCAGTAGCAATAGGTGCTTATGGTTCAACGGATGTTGCGAGGAAGTACTGGGACGGTATAGCCATTGGTTCGGCCCTTGCTGGTGTTATACTCATCATTGGAGAGAATGTTTGTGGTGTAGATCCAGAATCGACATTCTCCAACGGTAAGGTCGTTAGATCGCCAGAGATGGAAAGGCGTATTAAGCTCTTTAGAGAGTTCTGGGATGGAAAGTATGGAAACATCGCCGTCCAGACAAACGTAGAGGATCAGAGAATTGGTGTCGACGAGTACGTCATTTCAAAGCTCGAGGTGGATATAATTGAACGAAAGTGGGGTCAGGGTGCTAAGGCTATTGGTGGTGAAATTCGTGTATATTCCTTGGAGAGAGCAATCGAATTGAAGAAGAGAGGTTATCTTATCATCCCAGACCCAGAAGATCCGGAGGTCCAACAAGCGTTTAAGGACGGACTGTTCAAGTCTTTCGAGAGGCACAGCAGAGTAGGCTCACCTAGAGCTGCCGATGTCATTGAAGATGTTGAGAGGCTACGTGAAATGGGTGCGAAGGTTGTAACGATAAAGACCGGTGCCTACAGGCCCGTCGATGTTGCTTGGACTTTGAGAGTTGCGTCTGAGGCTAAGGTTGATTATGTAACGTTTGATGGTGCTGGCGGTGGAACGGGAATGTCGCCAGTACCTATGATGAATGAGATGGGTGTCCCAACTGTCTATCTGGAATCTTTGATTCTCAAGGCGCTACTTGCCCTGAAGAAGAAGGGTAAGTACGTGCCAGATATAAGCATGGCTGGATGTTTCATCAACGAGACCCAGATATTCAAGGCGATTGCTATGAGCAACTTCGACGGAAAGCCATTCGTAAAGACTGTTACGATGGGCAGAAGCCCACTTACGGCTGTAATGAAGGCCTCTTACTTCTGCGAGCTTGCAAGTCAGGGCAAGCTACCGAGAGAGTTTGCGAGAAGATTCGGTGAAACTCCAGACAAGTTTTTCATCCTCGCCGACGAATTGAAGGCAAAGTACGGAGACAAGGTAGGAAAGGAAATTCCGTGGACGGCTGTTGGCCTCTATACGTATCTGGACAGGATAAAGGAAGGTCTGAAGCAGCTTCTCGCCGGAGTGAGGAAGTTCAGGATCGATCTGATCGACAGGAATGATCTAGCATCGCTTAAGCCGCTCGCTGCAGAGGTTACGGGAATACCAATGGTTCACGAAGTCGACAAGGAGCTGTTCGAGCAAATACTCGACGCCAGTACGATTGAGTAA
- a CDS encoding DUF2400 family protein, translating into MLNATAIREYLDKRYNISAKYYLNSSLLSCVRRFNDISRDEKDTANFAFISAMYDYQMKVSHLISRFNFIVDFLERNNLELPDLADSSHFEKLRDLMLKNYGYFHRFDPRMRDFRKLVDVLTKLDLENIAKDYYDPNQSEPVEKVIDGILNEIRRFAEFSSRGFIPNPKNKSSKKRLTLFLRWVVRPEYPDLGVWKFISPAHLYVSMDLGVLRVFQRMTGIALRNNWDGVIRVTDYFRSVNPQDPAKYDYVLSRPAILDICKKSLEYSGCDACLLNEICLTGRENIRNIRLVVEEEVDKTRHDYIRDLFKSRNPWKASCVREEYLNGRADIVCYLPDMKSPERIVVVEVKVVLTFNGVKQLLNYIRTAIEKWKETVKECRGAMVCECISKDQEQKILEISEYHSIEIYKFESNKFVRIA; encoded by the coding sequence ATGCTAAATGCAACAGCTATAAGGGAGTATTTGGATAAAAGATACAATATTTCTGCGAAATACTACCTCAACAGTTCTCTGCTCAGCTGTGTTAGAAGATTTAACGATATCTCCCGAGATGAAAAAGATACGGCAAACTTTGCTTTCATCTCAGCTATGTACGACTATCAAATGAAAGTATCTCATCTGATCAGTAGATTTAACTTCATAGTAGATTTCCTTGAGCGTAATAATCTTGAGTTGCCCGACCTAGCTGACAGCTCTCACTTCGAAAAGCTGAGAGATTTGATGTTGAAGAACTACGGCTACTTTCACAGATTCGATCCGCGAATGAGAGATTTCCGAAAGCTGGTGGATGTTTTAACGAAGCTTGATCTTGAAAATATAGCTAAAGATTATTATGATCCCAACCAGTCTGAACCCGTGGAAAAGGTTATAGATGGAATTCTAAATGAAATTCGTCGGTTTGCCGAATTTTCTTCGCGTGGCTTCATCCCAAACCCTAAAAATAAGTCATCGAAGAAGAGACTAACACTCTTCCTTAGATGGGTTGTAAGGCCCGAATATCCAGATTTAGGAGTTTGGAAGTTCATAAGCCCTGCACATCTGTATGTTTCGATGGATCTCGGAGTGTTAAGAGTATTTCAGAGGATGACTGGTATAGCACTTAGAAATAACTGGGACGGCGTCATAAGAGTCACAGACTACTTTAGAAGTGTAAATCCCCAAGATCCAGCCAAATACGATTACGTTCTCTCGAGACCGGCAATACTGGACATATGCAAGAAGAGCTTAGAATATTCCGGCTGCGATGCCTGCCTTCTAAATGAGATATGCTTGACGGGTAGAGAAAATATCAGAAATATCAGGTTAGTCGTTGAAGAGGAGGTAGATAAAACTAGGCATGATTATATTCGAGATCTTTTTAAGAGCAGGAATCCTTGGAAGGCTTCCTGCGTTAGAGAGGAGTATCTGAACGGAAGAGCGGACATAGTGTGTTATTTGCCGGATATGAAAAGTCCTGAGAGGATAGTAGTAGTCGAGGTTAAAGTTGTTCTGACTTTCAACGGTGTGAAGCAGCTCCTGAATTACATTAGAACAGCTATCGAGAAGTGGAAAGAGACTGTAAAGGAGTGCAGAGGTGCAATGGTGTGCGAGTGCATTTCAAAAGATCAAGAACAGAAAATTTTGGAGATTTCAGAATATCATAGCATCGAAATATATAAATTTGAGAGCAACAAGTTTGTTAGGATTGCTTAG
- a CDS encoding secondary thiamine-phosphate synthase enzyme YjbQ has product MIEIKTSRRVEIVDITDKVREIVDKHSVRDGIAVVYTKHTTTAIIINENESGLKEDVISVLEKLIPTNAGYMHDRIDNNADSHLRAILLGNSVVIPITDGKLDLGTWQRIMFVELDGPRTRKVIVKVIPC; this is encoded by the coding sequence ATGATAGAGATAAAAACGAGCAGGAGGGTTGAAATTGTTGATATAACCGACAAGGTTAGAGAAATAGTCGACAAACATAGCGTTAGGGATGGAATCGCTGTCGTATACACTAAACACACAACAACTGCCATAATAATCAACGAAAACGAGTCGGGTTTGAAGGAAGATGTTATCAGTGTCCTCGAAAAGCTTATTCCGACAAACGCTGGATACATGCACGACAGAATTGATAACAATGCTGATTCCCATTTAAGAGCTATTCTTTTAGGAAATTCAGTCGTAATCCCAATTACAGACGGAAAGCTAGACTTGGGAACTTGGCAGAGGATCATGTTTGTTGAGCTTGACGGTCCAAGAACGAGGAAGGTTATTGTAAAGGTGATACCTTGCTGA
- a CDS encoding CBS domain-containing protein, whose product MVKVGDAMVREIVSVDYRTPVKEVVRIMGQRKIGSVLVSRNGEIYGIFTERDLVSKVLLEGSLDDDVGKYTSTPLITVSLDYDLKEATRIMSDMKIKRLVVVEDGKIVGILTASDVVRAIAKAPLEVL is encoded by the coding sequence ATGGTTAAAGTTGGAGATGCAATGGTTAGGGAGATTGTGTCTGTAGACTACAGAACTCCCGTGAAGGAAGTTGTAAGAATCATGGGACAGAGAAAAATTGGAAGCGTTTTAGTATCGAGAAATGGAGAGATATACGGAATATTCACGGAAAGAGATTTGGTTTCTAAGGTTCTGCTTGAAGGAAGCTTAGATGATGATGTCGGGAAGTACACCTCAACACCGCTCATAACAGTTTCACTGGATTACGACTTGAAAGAGGCTACGAGAATAATGTCGGATATGAAGATAAAGAGGCTCGTAGTAGTTGAGGATGGTAAGATAGTTGGAATTTTGACAGCTTCGGACGTTGTTAGGGCTATAGCTAAAGCTCCTTTAGAGGTGTTGTGA
- a CDS encoding 16S rRNA methyltransferase, producing the protein MLRIVFVESSLETVPKSIAKHPAILSDARRRKKKPTEMILDDSRHHTAMKDLENREKRGRPDIIHQCLLLALDSPINDLEVYVHTINDVMIWINRKTRLPRNYNRFIGLMEDLFKKREIKADGEVLLKIVDLSLEDVLRDFRVVVMSEKGERREVKLEGCAVCIGAFPHGDFDEKTVEVFRKVDAEFVSVADKPVTALYTTCWVVGHVGVKALNPLRD; encoded by the coding sequence TTGCTGAGAATTGTTTTCGTCGAGAGTTCGCTCGAAACAGTTCCAAAATCGATTGCCAAGCATCCAGCAATACTGAGCGATGCCAGAAGGAGGAAGAAGAAGCCTACTGAAATGATTTTAGACGATTCTAGACATCATACGGCCATGAAAGACTTGGAAAACAGAGAAAAGAGAGGTAGGCCAGATATAATTCACCAATGCTTACTTTTAGCTCTAGATTCACCTATTAATGACTTGGAAGTTTACGTTCACACGATAAACGACGTGATGATTTGGATAAACAGAAAAACAAGGTTACCGAGAAACTACAACAGATTTATTGGCTTGATGGAGGATTTATTCAAAAAGAGGGAAATAAAAGCTGATGGCGAAGTCCTGCTGAAAATCGTAGATTTGAGCTTGGAGGATGTTTTAAGGGATTTCAGGGTTGTTGTCATGAGCGAGAAAGGGGAAAGGAGAGAAGTTAAGCTTGAGGGTTGTGCAGTCTGTATAGGAGCCTTCCCTCACGGTGACTTCGATGAAAAAACGGTTGAAGTTTTCAGAAAGGTTGATGCAGAATTCGTTTCGGTTGCAGATAAGCCTGTAACCGCTCTGTATACGACTTGTTGGGTTGTGGGGCATGTGGGAGTGAAAGCGTTAAATCCTTTGCGAGATTAA
- a CDS encoding DUF7557 family protein has protein sequence MLRLCIVTVTLNKEVAEKLEKLRREGKTLSDVIKRIVETYEELEDYIDEKWGKLQRDKEKFIDLEDYASSRGL, from the coding sequence TTGCTTAGGTTATGTATAGTTACTGTTACACTCAACAAGGAAGTGGCGGAAAAGCTAGAAAAGCTCAGGAGGGAGGGGAAAACTCTTAGTGACGTAATAAAAAGAATAGTAGAAACTTATGAGGAGCTTGAGGATTATATTGACGAAAAATGGGGGAAACTTCAAAGAGATAAAGAGAAGTTTATAGACCTTGAAGATTACGCATCTTCAAGAGGTCTTTGA
- a CDS encoding NAD(P)/FAD-dependent oxidoreductase — MKVQIYGAGISGSYLYHLLDQDGFEVSIYDVRSKPDCRCAWGFSYSETKELYKKIGINVDEFLLSKPKYVIVNNRLWLKNKEIVILDKKRLMEELWSFELKDEGGDVVVDATGHSRAILPKIENDAIYTTVQNVEKHDLDENIYIYMVKTGYAWAFPLGDGRWHIGAGDMSRERALELVKKLREVYEIEEVEGECNCIGKIRLLPPSKCKPIVWNNVYGVGEAIGCVSGAGEGNAPSLKCAKIFYDCLVENKLEEYEKRVLEEFWWIEVEHEFVSAVQTGKKLKALRLLPKIIPIESRRSVEQSFETIKSLLGLLKQ; from the coding sequence ATGAAAGTTCAGATATACGGTGCAGGGATATCTGGAAGTTATCTCTACCATCTTTTGGATCAAGATGGTTTTGAAGTGTCAATCTACGATGTAAGAAGTAAGCCGGATTGTAGATGTGCTTGGGGTTTTAGCTATTCAGAAACCAAAGAGCTTTATAAAAAGATAGGAATAAATGTCGACGAATTCTTGCTATCAAAGCCGAAATACGTCATAGTCAATAATAGGCTCTGGCTGAAGAACAAGGAGATCGTTATACTGGATAAAAAGAGATTGATGGAGGAACTCTGGAGCTTCGAGCTTAAAGATGAGGGTGGAGATGTTGTGGTTGATGCCACCGGACATAGCAGAGCAATATTGCCAAAGATAGAGAACGACGCCATATACACGACAGTTCAAAACGTTGAGAAGCACGATCTCGATGAGAACATCTACATTTACATGGTTAAAACGGGCTACGCTTGGGCTTTTCCTCTCGGAGATGGTAGGTGGCATATTGGAGCTGGTGATATGAGTAGAGAGAGGGCTTTGGAGCTTGTAAAGAAGCTGAGAGAAGTTTACGAAATCGAAGAGGTTGAAGGGGAGTGCAATTGCATTGGGAAGATAAGACTTCTACCCCCTTCAAAATGTAAACCAATAGTCTGGAATAACGTTTACGGTGTTGGAGAGGCGATAGGATGCGTCAGTGGGGCTGGTGAGGGAAACGCTCCCTCACTTAAATGTGCAAAGATTTTTTACGACTGTTTGGTCGAGAACAAGCTTGAAGAGTATGAAAAAAGAGTTTTGGAAGAGTTCTGGTGGATAGAAGTCGAGCACGAATTCGTTTCAGCCGTTCAAACTGGCAAAAAATTGAAAGCCTTGAGACTACTTCCAAAGATAATCCCTATCGAGTCGAGGAGAAGCGTTGAACAATCTTTTGAAACCATAAAAAGTCTCTTGGGCCTCTTGAAGCAGTAG
- a CDS encoding Holliday junction resolvase-like protein, whose product MLLKILFEEWKQKYEKEIKRDAIEKSKAVITGKVTEHLIPFFPGFKYNPKDVRFIGSPVDLIVFDGLDEGDLRKIVFVEVKYGKSALSKRERLIRDAVTQGRVEWEVLRLET is encoded by the coding sequence GTGTTATTGAAAATCCTCTTCGAGGAGTGGAAGCAGAAGTATGAGAAGGAGATAAAAAGAGATGCGATAGAAAAGAGCAAGGCTGTGATAACTGGAAAAGTTACAGAGCATCTGATTCCATTTTTCCCGGGATTCAAGTACAACCCAAAGGATGTCCGCTTCATCGGATCACCTGTAGATTTAATCGTTTTCGATGGGCTTGATGAAGGAGATTTGAGAAAGATTGTGTTTGTTGAGGTAAAATACGGGAAATCAGCTTTGAGTAAAAGGGAGAGGCTCATAAGGGATGCTGTTACGCAAGGAAGAGTTGAATGGGAAGTTTTGAGACTTGAAACTTGA
- the glnA gene encoding type I glutamate--ammonia ligase: MDVREVLKRNNIKQVLCAFSDIRGYLMTFSVPAREFIEGNALEDGIGFDGASIRGFKTIEQSDMVWKPDPETLRIVPWINDPIHKTAIIFGDVYEAGGENLADCDPRGFVAKSLQKKLAEEGKSVILGPEIEFFVFENLDPMCLAWDLWTSPNGGAGDSWGPPRVMPKSPELTPGKNFIIRPKEGYFRPPPEDTTVEYRNELVHYLEQMGVIVEYHHHEVATAGQVELDFKPMGLVPAGDAFYIYKFAAKNLAAMRGWIATFMPRPLYLDNASGMHVHQSLWEGEPFKGKNLFADPDDEFGLSQKARYYIGGLLEHAKALTALCCPTVNSYKRLVPGFEAPIYICWSPGNRSALVRVPMYLKKPSAIRIEYRGADPSCNPYLAFTAMIAAGLDGIKKKIDPGDPIMKDVYELSPEEKKELGIGELPTTLRDALDHLASDEVIQKVLGSHIFDSFMSIKIDEWNQYCLYITPWEYMKYMDI, translated from the coding sequence ATGGATGTAAGGGAAGTTCTTAAAAGGAACAATATTAAACAAGTATTGTGCGCGTTCTCTGATATTAGAGGATATTTAATGACTTTCTCAGTTCCTGCGAGAGAATTTATTGAAGGAAACGCTTTAGAAGATGGGATAGGGTTCGATGGGGCATCCATTAGAGGTTTCAAGACTATCGAGCAGAGCGATATGGTTTGGAAGCCGGATCCAGAAACGTTAAGAATAGTTCCTTGGATAAATGATCCCATTCACAAAACAGCAATTATATTTGGTGACGTTTACGAGGCTGGCGGTGAGAATTTAGCTGACTGCGATCCGAGAGGGTTCGTAGCTAAGAGCTTGCAGAAGAAGTTGGCTGAAGAAGGCAAGTCGGTTATATTGGGGCCAGAGATAGAGTTCTTTGTTTTCGAAAATTTGGATCCTATGTGCTTGGCTTGGGATTTGTGGACATCTCCAAACGGTGGTGCTGGAGATTCGTGGGGGCCGCCAAGGGTGATGCCGAAAAGTCCAGAGCTTACGCCGGGTAAGAACTTCATAATAAGGCCTAAAGAGGGTTACTTCAGACCCCCTCCAGAAGATACAACCGTAGAATACAGAAACGAATTGGTGCATTACTTGGAGCAGATGGGTGTAATAGTGGAATACCACCACCACGAAGTCGCTACCGCTGGGCAGGTAGAGTTGGACTTCAAACCGATGGGATTGGTTCCAGCTGGTGATGCATTTTACATCTACAAGTTTGCGGCGAAAAACTTAGCAGCAATGAGAGGATGGATAGCAACTTTCATGCCGAGGCCGCTCTACTTGGACAACGCGAGCGGTATGCACGTTCATCAAAGCCTCTGGGAGGGAGAACCGTTTAAGGGCAAGAATCTCTTCGCCGATCCGGATGATGAATTTGGCTTAAGTCAGAAGGCAAGATATTACATCGGCGGTTTACTTGAGCATGCTAAGGCTTTGACGGCGTTATGCTGTCCTACAGTAAACTCTTACAAGAGACTCGTTCCGGGGTTTGAGGCGCCAATATACATCTGCTGGAGTCCGGGGAACAGATCGGCATTGGTTAGAGTTCCAATGTACTTGAAAAAGCCTTCAGCTATTAGAATAGAATACAGAGGTGCAGATCCAAGTTGCAATCCTTACTTGGCATTCACTGCGATGATTGCAGCGGGTTTGGATGGAATAAAGAAGAAGATCGATCCTGGTGATCCGATAATGAAGGATGTTTACGAGCTATCCCCTGAAGAAAAGAAGGAATTGGGAATTGGCGAGTTGCCAACTACGCTCAGAGACGCTTTGGATCATCTGGCGAGTGATGAGGTTATTCAGAAAGTATTGGGATCGCACATCTTTGATTCCTTCATGAGCATAAAGATTGACGAGTGGAATCAGTACTGTCTGTACATCACTCCTTGGGAGTATATGAAATATATGGATATTTAA
- the purM gene encoding phosphoribosylformylglycinamidine cyclo-ligase, translating to MEKFSYAKAGVDIRQEEKAVKSLVSKIKYVRQGFGKPILMGHYASVLDFGEVGVAITTDGVGTKIIVAEKLGKFDTIGIDCVAMNVNDLLAIGAEPIAMVDYIATFNPDERVMEQIAIGLEKGCEIANITLVGGETATLPDLIKGWDLVGTAIGVVDKDKIITGKDIQAGDVIFGVPSSGIHSNGLTLARKVIENAGLSYHDKFNGKTIGEELLTPTRIYIEILDVVRNCEVHGLAHITGGGLLNLKRLKNVKYVIDDPLKPQKIFRFIQELGKIDDDEMYRTFNMGMGFAIILPEEEVDCVKKYVDGKVVGFVEEGEGVYVKDMRIDKF from the coding sequence ATGGAAAAGTTCAGCTACGCAAAGGCTGGTGTAGATATAAGACAGGAGGAGAAGGCAGTAAAATCGCTCGTTAGTAAGATAAAGTACGTAAGGCAGGGTTTTGGAAAGCCGATTCTGATGGGGCACTATGCGAGCGTTTTAGATTTTGGTGAAGTTGGCGTTGCTATAACTACAGATGGTGTTGGAACAAAGATAATCGTCGCTGAGAAGCTTGGAAAGTTCGACACAATAGGCATAGACTGCGTCGCCATGAACGTTAACGACTTACTTGCTATAGGGGCTGAGCCGATTGCTATGGTTGATTACATTGCCACTTTCAATCCCGATGAGAGAGTTATGGAGCAGATTGCAATTGGATTGGAGAAGGGTTGCGAAATTGCAAACATAACGCTCGTTGGCGGAGAAACGGCAACACTGCCAGATCTAATTAAGGGCTGGGATTTGGTTGGAACTGCGATAGGTGTTGTTGACAAAGATAAAATCATAACTGGCAAGGATATTCAGGCTGGGGACGTTATATTCGGAGTTCCTAGCAGTGGAATCCACAGCAACGGCTTAACTCTTGCGAGGAAGGTTATAGAGAATGCTGGGCTAAGTTATCACGATAAATTTAACGGAAAGACTATTGGAGAGGAGCTTCTAACTCCTACAAGGATTTACATTGAAATTTTAGATGTTGTAAGAAACTGCGAAGTTCACGGCTTAGCCCACATAACTGGCGGTGGATTGCTGAACCTTAAGAGATTGAAGAATGTTAAATACGTAATCGATGACCCGCTAAAGCCTCAGAAGATCTTTAGGTTCATTCAGGAGCTCGGAAAGATCGATGACGATGAGATGTACAGGACATTCAACATGGGTATGGGGTTTGCGATAATTCTGCCTGAGGAAGAGGTAGACTGCGTTAAAAAATACGTTGATGGAAAAGTTGTGGGATTCGTTGAAGAGGGAGAGGGTGTATACGTTAAAGACATGAGAATCGATAAATTTTAA